From the genome of Pelobacter propionicus DSM 2379, one region includes:
- a CDS encoding catalase, which yields MSKDTKLTTRNGAPVVDNQNTMTAGPRGPVLLQDVWYLEKLAHFDREVIPERRMHAKGSGAFGTFTVTHDITQYTKASIFSAIGKKTELFTRFSTVAGERGAADAERDIRGFATKFYTEEGNWDLVGNNTPVFFLRDPLKFPDLNHAVKRDPRTNMRSAKNNWDFWTSLPEALHQVTIVMSDRGIPASYRHMHGFGSHTFSFINAKNERYWVKFHLRTQQGIKNLSDEEAEALVGKCRESHQRDLYESIEKGDFPRWTMFVQIMPEKDAATYKFHPFDLTKVWLKKDYPLIEVGVMELNKNPENYFADVEQAAFNPANVVPGIGFSPDKMLQGRLFSYGDAQRYRLGVNHHQIPVNAPRCPYHSFHRDGSMRVDGNYGSTLGYEPNSYGEWQQQPEYTEPPLELSGAADNWDFRKDDDDYYTQPGLLFRLIGAEKQKLLFENTGRGMGDAPREIKIRHIANCYKADPDYGKGVANALGIPMSEVPTS from the coding sequence ATGAGCAAGGATACAAAACTCACCACCAGGAATGGCGCCCCTGTTGTCGACAACCAGAACACCATGACGGCCGGACCGCGCGGACCTGTGCTGCTGCAGGATGTGTGGTACCTGGAGAAACTGGCCCACTTCGACCGCGAGGTAATCCCGGAGCGGCGCATGCACGCCAAGGGCTCCGGCGCCTTCGGCACCTTCACCGTCACCCACGACATCACCCAGTACACCAAAGCCAGTATCTTCTCTGCAATCGGCAAGAAGACCGAGTTGTTCACCCGTTTTTCCACCGTGGCCGGTGAGCGGGGCGCGGCCGATGCCGAGCGGGATATCCGTGGTTTTGCAACAAAATTTTACACCGAGGAGGGGAACTGGGACCTGGTGGGGAACAACACGCCGGTCTTCTTCCTGCGCGATCCGCTCAAGTTCCCCGACCTGAACCACGCCGTGAAAAGGGATCCGCGCACCAATATGCGCAGCGCAAAGAACAACTGGGACTTCTGGACCTCACTTCCCGAGGCGCTGCACCAGGTTACCATCGTCATGAGCGACCGGGGCATCCCGGCCAGCTACCGCCATATGCACGGCTTCGGCAGCCACACCTTCAGCTTCATCAACGCCAAGAACGAACGTTACTGGGTCAAGTTCCACCTGCGCACCCAGCAGGGGATCAAGAACCTAAGCGACGAGGAGGCCGAGGCTCTGGTTGGCAAGTGCCGGGAGAGCCACCAGCGCGACCTGTACGAGAGCATCGAAAAGGGGGATTTTCCCCGCTGGACCATGTTTGTGCAAATCATGCCGGAAAAGGATGCCGCCACCTACAAATTCCACCCCTTCGACCTGACCAAGGTCTGGCTTAAAAAAGACTACCCGCTGATCGAGGTGGGGGTGATGGAACTGAACAAAAACCCGGAGAACTACTTCGCCGACGTGGAGCAGGCCGCCTTCAACCCGGCCAACGTGGTGCCCGGCATCGGCTTCTCACCGGACAAGATGCTCCAGGGCAGGCTCTTCTCCTACGGCGATGCACAGCGCTACCGCCTGGGGGTCAACCACCACCAGATCCCGGTCAACGCCCCCCGCTGCCCCTACCACAGCTTCCACCGCGACGGTTCCATGCGGGTGGACGGCAACTACGGCAGCACCCTGGGGTACGAGCCCAATAGCTACGGCGAGTGGCAGCAGCAGCCGGAGTACACCGAGCCCCCACTTGAGCTGTCGGGGGCGGCGGACAACTGGGACTTCCGCAAGGATGATGACGATTACTACACCCAGCCCGGCCTGCTTTTCCGCCTGATCGGAGCGGAGAAGCAGAAGCTGCTCTTCGAAAATACCGGACGCGGCATGGGAGACGCGCCGCGGGAGATCAAGATCCGCCATATCGCCAACTGCTACAAGGCCGACCCTGACTATGGCAAGGGGGTGGCCAACGCCCTGGGCATCCCCATGTCCGAGGTGCCGACATCCTGA
- a CDS encoding Mrp/NBP35 family ATP-binding protein, translating to MSTTTCQGNSSQQAGCGQPDKMAEMQRIKEQLEMQETLYNIRHKIVVLSGKGGVGKSSVAANLSVSLSRAGLRTGLLDTDLHGPSIPTLLGLNARIPVTDEKRIEPASFSDTLKVMSVGLLLDDQSEALVWRGPAKHGVIKELLGSVTWGELDYLIVDCPPGTGDEPLSIIQLLQNVDGAIIVTTPQDLAVVDVRKSVTFCRHLNLPVIGVVENMSGYACPHCGKSVDIFKSGGGEKMAAEMGIPFLGRIPLDPAMVSAGDEGKPCVGQTGDSPAAVAMEEIFTKVRAFAAENAK from the coding sequence GTGAGTACTACGACGTGTCAGGGTAATTCATCGCAACAGGCGGGCTGCGGACAGCCGGACAAAATGGCCGAAATGCAGCGCATCAAGGAACAGCTGGAAATGCAGGAAACCCTGTATAACATACGGCACAAGATAGTGGTGCTGTCGGGCAAGGGTGGGGTGGGCAAGAGCTCCGTGGCCGCCAACCTGAGCGTGTCCCTTTCCCGGGCCGGGCTCAGGACCGGCCTTTTGGACACCGACCTGCACGGTCCCAGCATTCCGACCCTTCTGGGCCTCAATGCACGGATCCCGGTCACGGATGAGAAGCGGATTGAACCGGCCTCTTTCAGCGACACGCTCAAGGTCATGTCCGTCGGACTGCTCCTGGACGACCAGTCCGAGGCGCTGGTGTGGCGCGGGCCGGCCAAGCATGGCGTGATCAAGGAACTGCTCGGCTCGGTCACCTGGGGTGAGCTGGACTATCTGATTGTCGACTGTCCTCCGGGAACAGGCGATGAGCCGCTATCGATCATCCAGTTGCTGCAGAACGTTGATGGCGCGATCATCGTCACCACGCCCCAGGACCTGGCCGTGGTTGATGTGCGCAAGTCGGTCACCTTCTGCCGCCACCTGAATCTGCCGGTGATCGGTGTCGTCGAGAACATGAGCGGCTACGCCTGCCCCCACTGCGGAAAGAGCGTGGACATCTTCAAGAGCGGCGGTGGCGAGAAGATGGCCGCCGAAATGGGAATCCCTTTCTTGGGACGCATCCCCCTTGACCCCGCCATGGTCTCTGCCGGCGACGAGGGCAAGCCCTGCGTCGGCCAGACAGGGGACAGCCCGGCCGCCGTTGCCATGGAAGAGATCTTCACCAAAGTGCGCGCATTTGCAGCTGAAAACGCGAAATAG
- a CDS encoding ArsR/SmtB family transcription factor, whose translation MEFEEVYSTDFCSRRLKAIADPTRWAVVAQLIHGPRTVGELNGVLGMESTLLSHHLKILRDEGLVECLREGKNVRYFLSADVELTPSGRGINLGCCVLQLSEPVAEK comes from the coding sequence ATGGAATTTGAAGAGGTGTATTCCACTGATTTCTGTTCCCGGAGGCTCAAGGCGATAGCCGACCCGACACGCTGGGCCGTTGTCGCCCAGTTGATCCATGGGCCAAGGACGGTGGGAGAGCTGAATGGCGTCCTGGGTATGGAATCTACCCTGCTATCCCATCACCTGAAGATCCTCCGCGACGAGGGGCTCGTTGAATGCCTGCGGGAGGGGAAAAACGTGCGTTACTTTTTATCTGCCGATGTCGAGCTGACGCCGTCCGGCCGCGGAATCAACCTGGGCTGCTGCGTGCTGCAGTTGAGCGAACCTGTTGCGGAGAAATAA
- a CDS encoding DUF5714 domain-containing protein, which produces MEYRSGCLVCGNELYYSVVPTRETCFYCGATAETNMRCAKGHFICDFCHNGSANDLIERFCCSTDSTAPLSLALTLMGSPLVKMHGPEHHFLVPAVLLACFYNQTAAGGDLATEKIHQARGRSDDVKGGFCGFCGACGAGIGTGIFISLITEATPLSDRERRLSNMLTAESLRVIAEKGGARCCKRESFWAIMTAVQFVRREFGIDLPEEPLPVCSFSALNKECLAERCAFFDGQGTAA; this is translated from the coding sequence ATGGAATACCGATCCGGCTGCCTCGTCTGCGGAAATGAACTATACTATTCCGTCGTACCTACCAGGGAAACCTGTTTTTACTGCGGCGCGACGGCCGAGACGAACATGCGCTGCGCGAAAGGGCATTTCATCTGCGACTTCTGCCATAACGGCAGCGCCAACGATCTGATCGAACGCTTCTGTTGCAGCACCGACTCGACCGCTCCCCTGTCGCTGGCCCTGACCCTGATGGGTAGCCCGCTGGTGAAGATGCATGGGCCGGAACACCACTTTCTTGTCCCTGCCGTCCTGCTGGCATGCTTTTACAACCAGACTGCTGCCGGCGGGGACTTGGCGACCGAAAAGATCCACCAGGCACGCGGGCGGTCGGATGATGTGAAGGGGGGCTTCTGCGGGTTCTGCGGCGCCTGTGGGGCTGGCATCGGCACCGGTATCTTCATCAGCCTGATTACCGAGGCTACCCCGCTCTCTGACCGGGAGCGCAGGCTCTCCAATATGCTCACGGCCGAATCGTTGCGGGTGATCGCCGAAAAGGGGGGAGCGCGTTGTTGCAAACGGGAATCATTCTGGGCCATCATGACCGCCGTTCAGTTCGTGCGGCGGGAGTTCGGGATCGATCTCCCCGAGGAGCCGCTGCCGGTCTGCTCCTTCAGCGCCCTGAACAAAGAGTGTCTGGCTGAGAGATGCGCGTTCTTCGACGGCCAGGGCACGGCGGCCTGA
- a CDS encoding CGGC domain-containing protein, with the protein MKVGIIRCQLTEDMCPGSTDFKIASEGTRAFEETGPVEIIGFLSCGGCSGKKSVTRAKMMVDRGAEAIVFASCMKNGNPIGFPCPHFAAIKEAVEKKLGPGIRIADWTH; encoded by the coding sequence ATGAAGGTAGGCATCATTCGTTGTCAACTTACCGAAGATATGTGTCCCGGCAGCACGGATTTCAAGATTGCCAGTGAAGGAACGCGGGCATTTGAGGAGACCGGCCCGGTTGAGATTATCGGTTTTCTCTCCTGTGGCGGGTGTTCCGGTAAAAAATCCGTTACCCGAGCCAAGATGATGGTTGACCGTGGGGCGGAGGCCATTGTCTTTGCCTCCTGCATGAAAAATGGCAACCCCATCGGTTTTCCCTGTCCGCATTTCGCTGCTATCAAGGAGGCGGTCGAAAAAAAACTTGGTCCGGGTATCAGGATTGCCGACTGGACCCACTGA
- a CDS encoding DUF5714 domain-containing protein, protein MSPEMSFSCPPPSPRIGMDGCCSPLLEGDCCAPESAAADETCACAPVDVGHRSGCPVCGKKILDISPPKTLSCRYCGKTALVEHCCEEGHFVCDQCRIQAVGELITASCLTSSHRDTLAILHDIRSNPHFPTHGPHHHPMVPGILLAAYRNNGGDISDERIMAGIARGAQIPGAFCSFFGVDGAAIGVGIAFSVLLGATPFEGTKRNLVQKIVIRVASKIAEHAAARCCQREVWIALNEAEEISRELLPVPLPARYPLRCDQFGTTDHCSGMACPLRRTMPV, encoded by the coding sequence ATGAGCCCCGAGATGAGTTTTTCCTGTCCGCCGCCATCTCCCCGGATCGGAATGGATGGTTGCTGCTCCCCCCTCTTGGAGGGAGATTGCTGCGCCCCGGAATCGGCAGCCGCGGATGAGACATGCGCATGCGCGCCGGTTGATGTCGGCCACAGGAGCGGCTGCCCGGTGTGCGGCAAAAAGATCCTGGATATCTCCCCCCCGAAAACGCTTTCGTGCCGGTATTGCGGCAAAACCGCGCTCGTGGAACATTGCTGCGAGGAAGGGCATTTCGTCTGCGACCAGTGCCGTATCCAGGCCGTCGGGGAACTCATCACCGCCTCCTGCCTGACCAGCTCTCACCGGGATACGCTTGCCATCCTGCACGACATCCGTTCCAACCCGCACTTTCCGACCCATGGCCCGCACCATCACCCCATGGTGCCCGGCATCCTTCTGGCTGCCTACCGGAACAACGGCGGAGATATCTCCGATGAACGGATCATGGCCGGTATCGCCCGCGGCGCCCAGATACCGGGGGCATTCTGTTCCTTTTTCGGTGTTGACGGCGCCGCGATTGGCGTGGGCATCGCCTTCTCGGTACTCCTGGGCGCCACCCCCTTTGAGGGGACGAAACGCAATCTGGTGCAGAAGATCGTTATCCGGGTCGCATCGAAGATAGCCGAGCATGCCGCCGCGCGTTGCTGCCAGCGCGAAGTCTGGATCGCGCTGAACGAGGCGGAGGAGATTTCGAGAGAGCTGCTGCCGGTTCCCCTACCGGCCCGGTATCCGCTGCGGTGCGATCAGTTCGGGACAACGGATCATTGTTCCGGCATGGCCTGCCCCCTGCGCCGGACGATGCCGGTCTGA
- a CDS encoding arsenic resistance protein, with the protein MWKLLTFLQKNLIWTIPAAMVAGLAYGSLWNASPLKSTIVPLTFLMVYPMMVNLQLEKVFSTEGIRCQLATMLINFGVIPFVAFFIGRWFFADQPLIMLGLLLAALLPTSGMTITWTGFAGGDINAAIKMTVIGLVAGSIATPFYALWLMGAAIEIPLAEVFRQILFIVFVPMLLGYATKRMLIKRYGREAYQRDLQKKFPLFSTLGVLGIVFVAMALKSGSIMGNPAMLLSYLGPLALLYLVNFLLSTLVGKLFFPRPEAIALVYGTVMRNLSIALAIAITVFREKGAEIAIIIALAYIVQVQAAAWYVKFTDRIFGKRAATA; encoded by the coding sequence ATGTGGAAGTTACTGACTTTTCTTCAGAAAAACCTGATATGGACGATACCCGCGGCCATGGTGGCGGGGCTTGCGTACGGTTCGCTGTGGAACGCTTCCCCCCTGAAGTCGACCATCGTGCCGCTGACATTCCTCATGGTCTATCCCATGATGGTCAACCTGCAACTGGAAAAGGTCTTTTCAACCGAGGGGATTCGCTGCCAGTTGGCGACCATGCTGATCAATTTCGGGGTTATTCCCTTCGTGGCTTTTTTCATCGGCCGGTGGTTCTTCGCGGACCAGCCTCTGATCATGCTCGGCCTGCTGCTGGCGGCCCTGCTCCCCACCAGCGGCATGACCATCACCTGGACCGGTTTCGCCGGCGGTGATATCAACGCGGCCATCAAGATGACCGTCATCGGCCTGGTTGCCGGCTCCATCGCCACCCCCTTCTATGCCCTCTGGCTCATGGGAGCGGCGATTGAAATACCGCTGGCCGAAGTCTTCCGGCAGATACTGTTCATCGTTTTCGTTCCCATGCTGCTCGGGTATGCCACAAAACGGATGCTGATCAAACGTTACGGCCGGGAAGCCTACCAGCGCGACCTGCAGAAGAAATTTCCCCTCTTTTCCACTCTGGGCGTACTGGGGATCGTCTTTGTCGCCATGGCGTTGAAATCAGGGAGCATTATGGGCAATCCCGCCATGCTCCTTTCCTACCTCGGGCCGCTCGCCCTGCTCTATCTGGTGAATTTCCTGTTGAGCACCCTGGTGGGCAAGCTGTTCTTCCCCCGCCCCGAAGCCATCGCCCTGGTGTACGGCACCGTCATGCGCAACCTGTCCATCGCCCTTGCCATCGCCATTACGGTTTTCAGGGAAAAGGGAGCGGAAATCGCCATCATCATCGCCCTGGCCTATATCGTCCAGGTGCAGGCGGCGGCCTGGTACGTCAAGTTTACCGACCGCATCTTCGGCAAGCGCGCGGCAACGGCCTGA
- a CDS encoding rhodanese-like domain-containing protein, whose product MRREAIVDELLRKHALDYLGSGNYIVDPDIFLDQEDVVFLDVRTREESESIAIQLKHHSNVSSMNIPVHELPERIDELPIDKAIGIFCPANVRSTLAYVYLFSKGYTDVRIIVGGYIALTEALKPGKILNAVRRSAG is encoded by the coding sequence ATGAGGAGGGAAGCAATCGTGGATGAACTACTGAGAAAGCATGCGCTTGATTATTTGGGCTCCGGAAACTACATTGTCGATCCGGACATATTCCTCGACCAGGAAGATGTAGTGTTCCTGGATGTGCGAACCAGGGAGGAATCTGAATCAATCGCGATCCAACTGAAACATCACTCCAATGTGTCCAGCATGAATATTCCGGTGCATGAACTGCCTGAGCGTATCGATGAGCTACCAATAGACAAGGCAATCGGAATCTTCTGTCCGGCCAACGTCAGATCGACTCTTGCGTATGTCTACCTGTTTTCAAAGGGATATACGGATGTCAGGATAATCGTCGGCGGGTATATTGCATTGACCGAGGCGCTGAAGCCCGGAAAGATTCTGAATGCTGTTCGGCGCTCTGCCGGGTAG
- a CDS encoding MarR family winged helix-turn-helix transcriptional regulator: MIRAAIRGIIRIAHQYARIEEQPLRFDEHEEVTTREAHVIQGIGETDGMNITALANRFGITKSAASQMVSRLVKKGFVEKRQAFHSNKEFLLSLTERGRLVFQAHERLHGTELEELIDRMNSFSLSQIATLSVMLEVVGTAMDNRLSSSIPAKTVHFFPAER, encoded by the coding sequence ATGATCAGAGCCGCCATTCGCGGAATCATACGCATCGCCCACCAGTATGCGCGCATCGAGGAGCAGCCGCTCCGTTTCGATGAACATGAAGAGGTCACTACCCGTGAGGCGCATGTCATCCAGGGCATCGGAGAAACGGACGGGATGAACATTACCGCCCTGGCGAACCGCTTCGGCATCACCAAAAGCGCCGCTTCCCAGATGGTTTCCAGGCTGGTGAAGAAAGGATTCGTGGAAAAACGCCAGGCTTTTCACAGCAACAAGGAGTTCCTGCTGTCGCTCACGGAACGGGGCAGGCTCGTATTCCAGGCCCACGAACGGCTGCACGGCACGGAACTGGAAGAGCTCATAGACCGCATGAACTCCTTCTCCCTGTCACAGATCGCGACGCTTTCGGTCATGCTGGAAGTCGTCGGGACGGCCATGGACAACCGTCTCTCCTCCTCTATCCCAGCGAAAACCGTCCATTTTTTCCCCGCGGAGAGATAG
- a CDS encoding class I SAM-dependent methyltransferase, whose amino-acid sequence MNNASTFNRHTTEYDAWFERHNDLYQAELGALQTLVPANGQGVEIGVGTGRFALPLGISIGVEPSPVMAEVARNRGVEVQEGVAEALPFDDNSFDFALMVTVVCFLDDVARAFREAWRILKLGGVLVIGFIDRGSELGRIYEQKKGQSTFYRDATFYSVSELVEVLRETGFTDFSFRQTLLPGEPTDATILEGFGDGGFVVIRARRCEKEERE is encoded by the coding sequence ATGAATAACGCATCTACATTCAACAGACATACAACCGAATACGATGCCTGGTTCGAGAGACATAACGACCTTTATCAGGCGGAACTGGGCGCCCTGCAGACTCTCGTGCCTGCCAATGGCCAAGGTGTGGAGATTGGCGTTGGCACCGGACGTTTTGCGCTGCCCCTCGGCATCTCCATTGGCGTTGAACCCTCGCCGGTCATGGCTGAAGTGGCTCGTAATCGTGGCGTGGAGGTGCAAGAGGGGGTTGCCGAGGCCCTGCCGTTCGATGACAACAGTTTTGATTTTGCGCTGATGGTAACGGTGGTCTGCTTCCTTGACGATGTTGCCAGGGCCTTTCGCGAGGCGTGGCGCATCCTTAAACTTGGCGGGGTTCTCGTTATCGGTTTCATTGACCGCGGAAGCGAGTTGGGCCGCATCTATGAACAGAAAAAAGGACAAAGCACCTTCTATCGCGACGCCACATTTTATTCGGTGAGCGAGCTGGTGGAGGTACTGCGTGAAACCGGCTTTACTGACTTCTCATTCCGGCAGACCCTGTTACCGGGCGAGCCAACCGATGCAACCATTCTCGAAGGCTTTGGCGATGGGGGATTCGTTGTTATCAGGGCACGGAGATGTGAAAAGGAGGAAAGGGAATGA
- a CDS encoding efflux RND transporter permease subunit: MLKLKDTIIDVSIRRYKLVAVAIVLFTIVTGAFFPMITIDTDPENMLEKDEPVRVFHNQSKKRFNLSETIVLGVVNERDPDGVFNPETLRRVYELTEFARTLRWEDTKNPGHTSGVIETDMIAPSLVDHMTQDGPGTLRFEWLMAAPPETREEARAIRDKALSNPLLKDQMVSWDGKALCLYLPLTDKLLSYRVYEELNKKIGQLGGDDQYHIAGLPVAESAVGVEMFNQMTVAAPLTMLVIFGLLLLFFRRLTLIILPMIVATVAVVSALGLMIACGYPVHILSSMLPIFLMPIAICDSVHILSDFFECYTQEKGRAQTIREVMGALFAPITSTSLTTAAGFLSFVTTDIPPARVFGVFVALGVMIAWATTVLLVPAYVMMLPERVLEGFGRDTTAAAERHTRLGVFLQWLGGFACRRAKPVLGVLALLIVVATWGISRITINDNYAKRFSTGHPIRTADQALNRHFGGTYTAYLVLEETRGAKPTSRDVAELDQALVEAAGGIEDSSGTKQTLVAELRRRLPLFARRSDSRQELLDEAVKFLDERFQGSAKDKAYVSRELKSFFEGEKERLKPFKRPEVLRYMAGLQAHLVHAGIVGKTTSAADVVSKVNQELIDGRAEHFRVPDSFRGVSECYLQYQQSHRPDDLWHLVTPDYGSAAIRMQFKQGDSTQTDKAVRAVDTYLKANPPPLGLSHRWAGLHYVNLVFQEIMFRQMLGSFVGSFIIVFVMMAVLFRSLLWATACMLPLSITIAAIYGITGIVGKDYDMPVAVMSAITLGIAVDFAIHFLERSRRLYRETGSWKATVPLVFGEPALAISRNVLVVALGFLPLMVAHLVPYKITAVLLFGILSTSGLVTLLFLPALLTVAEKRFFGTAAG; this comes from the coding sequence ATGTTGAAACTGAAAGACACGATAATTGATGTTTCCATCAGACGCTACAAGCTGGTAGCCGTTGCCATTGTCCTGTTCACCATCGTTACCGGCGCTTTTTTTCCGATGATCACCATCGATACGGATCCGGAAAACATGCTTGAAAAAGATGAGCCGGTACGGGTCTTTCACAACCAGAGCAAGAAGCGCTTCAACCTGAGCGAGACCATCGTGCTGGGGGTTGTCAACGAACGCGATCCGGACGGAGTGTTCAACCCGGAAACTCTCAGGCGGGTCTACGAACTGACCGAGTTCGCCAGGACGCTGCGCTGGGAGGACACCAAGAACCCCGGACATACGTCGGGGGTCATCGAAACGGACATGATCGCCCCCTCGCTGGTGGACCATATGACCCAGGATGGACCGGGTACACTGCGTTTTGAGTGGCTCATGGCCGCTCCGCCGGAAACCAGGGAAGAGGCGCGGGCGATTCGCGACAAGGCGCTCTCCAACCCGCTGCTTAAGGACCAGATGGTCTCCTGGGACGGAAAAGCCCTCTGCCTGTACCTCCCCTTGACGGACAAGCTGCTCAGTTACCGCGTCTATGAAGAACTGAACAAGAAAATCGGTCAGTTGGGAGGGGACGACCAGTACCACATCGCCGGGCTTCCGGTGGCGGAGAGCGCCGTCGGCGTGGAGATGTTCAACCAGATGACGGTGGCAGCCCCCCTGACCATGCTGGTCATCTTCGGTCTGCTGCTCCTCTTTTTCCGTCGTCTGACGCTGATCATCCTCCCCATGATCGTTGCCACGGTGGCGGTGGTTTCCGCCCTGGGGCTGATGATCGCCTGCGGGTATCCGGTGCACATCTTAAGCTCCATGCTGCCCATCTTTCTGATGCCCATCGCCATCTGCGATTCGGTCCATATCCTCTCGGATTTCTTCGAATGCTACACACAGGAAAAAGGGCGCGCGCAGACCATCAGGGAGGTGATGGGCGCGCTGTTCGCGCCGATCACCTCCACGTCGCTGACAACCGCCGCCGGGTTTCTCTCCTTCGTCACCACCGATATCCCGCCGGCCCGGGTATTCGGCGTGTTCGTGGCTCTGGGGGTGATGATCGCCTGGGCAACGACGGTACTGCTGGTTCCGGCCTACGTGATGATGCTTCCCGAACGGGTGCTGGAAGGATTCGGCAGGGACACGACAGCCGCAGCGGAACGGCACACCAGGCTGGGCGTTTTTCTGCAGTGGCTGGGCGGGTTCGCATGCAGGCGCGCCAAACCGGTACTGGGCGTGCTGGCGCTGCTGATCGTTGTGGCCACCTGGGGCATTTCGCGCATCACTATCAATGACAACTACGCCAAACGTTTCAGCACCGGCCATCCGATCCGCACGGCCGACCAGGCCCTTAACCGGCACTTCGGGGGAACCTACACCGCCTATCTGGTGCTGGAGGAAACCAGGGGGGCCAAACCGACATCCCGGGACGTCGCGGAGTTGGACCAGGCTCTTGTGGAGGCAGCCGGAGGGATCGAGGATTCCAGTGGCACGAAACAGACACTCGTCGCGGAACTGCGCCGGCGTCTGCCGCTCTTCGCCCGGCGGTCCGACAGCCGGCAGGAGCTTCTGGACGAAGCCGTGAAGTTTCTTGATGAGCGTTTTCAAGGCAGCGCCAAGGACAAAGCGTATGTTTCGCGGGAGCTGAAGAGCTTTTTCGAAGGAGAAAAGGAACGCCTGAAACCGTTCAAGCGCCCTGAAGTGCTGCGCTACATGGCCGGACTCCAGGCCCATCTGGTACACGCGGGCATCGTGGGTAAAACCACGTCAGCCGCCGATGTGGTCAGCAAGGTCAACCAGGAACTGATCGACGGCAGAGCGGAACACTTCCGGGTCCCCGACAGCTTCCGTGGGGTATCAGAATGCTACCTTCAGTATCAGCAGAGCCACCGTCCCGACGACCTCTGGCATCTGGTGACGCCCGATTACGGCAGCGCCGCGATCCGGATGCAGTTCAAGCAGGGAGACAGCACCCAGACCGACAAGGCGGTCCGGGCCGTGGACACCTACCTCAAGGCTAATCCCCCCCCGCTGGGACTCTCGCACCGCTGGGCCGGGCTTCATTACGTCAACCTCGTCTTCCAAGAGATCATGTTCCGCCAGATGCTGGGTTCGTTCGTGGGGTCGTTCATCATCGTGTTCGTCATGATGGCTGTTCTCTTCCGGTCGCTGCTCTGGGCAACCGCCTGCATGCTGCCGCTCTCCATCACCATCGCCGCCATCTACGGGATCACCGGAATCGTGGGCAAGGATTACGACATGCCGGTGGCGGTCATGAGCGCCATCACGCTGGGCATAGCGGTTGATTTCGCGATTCACTTCCTGGAGAGGAGCCGGCGTCTGTACCGGGAGACAGGCTCCTGGAAGGCGACGGTTCCCCTGGTGTTCGGAGAACCTGCCCTGGCGATCTCCAGGAACGTGCTGGTGGTGGCGCTGGGCTTCCTGCCGCTGATGGTGGCGCATCTGGTGCCCTACAAGATCACCGCGGTACTGCTCTTCGGTATCCTCTCTACCTCCGGCCTGGTGACGCTGCTCTTCCTGCCCGCGCTCCTGACCGTGGCAGAGAAGCGGTTTTTCGGCACGGCCGCTGGATGA
- a CDS encoding ferritin family protein, which produces MPEFGAPFSGLAHDRKLTNEELIRAIRFMVAAEYEAIQMYMQLAESTDNRLAIEVLRDIADEERVHAGEFLRLLHELAPDERKFYDEGAEEVEEEIGKMKG; this is translated from the coding sequence ATGCCAGAATTCGGAGCGCCCTTTTCAGGGCTGGCCCATGACCGGAAACTTACCAACGAGGAGTTGATTCGCGCCATACGCTTCATGGTGGCGGCGGAGTACGAGGCGATCCAGATGTACATGCAGCTTGCCGAGTCAACGGACAACAGACTCGCCATCGAGGTGCTCAGGGATATTGCGGATGAGGAACGGGTCCATGCCGGTGAGTTCCTCCGGCTGCTTCACGAACTCGCCCCGGACGAACGGAAATTCTATGACGAGGGGGCTGAAGAAGTGGAGGAAGAAATCGGGAAGATGAAGGGCTGA